A window of Pseudomonas monteilii contains these coding sequences:
- a CDS encoding cobalamin biosynthesis protein CobQ, with protein sequence MRRVVFNQKGGVGKSSIACNLAACSAAQGYRTLLVDLDAQANATHYLTGLSGEQVPSGIADFFKQTLAGKAAGLKNRVAITETRHDHLHLVTASAELLDLQPRLESKFKINKLRKLLLELSEEYERIYIDTPPALNFYAFSALVAADRLLIPFDCDRFSHQALLQVMAHAEELRQDHNEALVVEGIVINQFDGRTALHSTLVAQLITEGLPVLPAYLSHSVKMRDSHEHSLPLAQLAPRHRLTQEFFALLECLEHRA encoded by the coding sequence ATGCGCCGTGTCGTTTTCAATCAAAAAGGGGGCGTGGGCAAGTCCAGCATCGCCTGCAACCTGGCCGCGTGCAGCGCTGCGCAAGGCTATCGAACACTGCTGGTCGACCTCGACGCCCAAGCCAATGCCACCCACTACCTCACCGGCTTGAGCGGCGAACAGGTCCCCTCGGGCATTGCCGATTTCTTCAAGCAGACACTCGCGGGCAAGGCGGCCGGCCTGAAGAACCGTGTCGCGATCACCGAGACCCGGCACGATCACCTGCACCTGGTGACCGCCAGCGCCGAGCTGCTCGACCTGCAGCCACGGCTGGAGAGCAAGTTCAAGATCAACAAGCTGCGCAAGCTGCTGCTGGAGTTGTCCGAAGAGTACGAACGCATCTACATCGACACGCCACCCGCGCTGAATTTCTATGCGTTCAGCGCCTTGGTCGCCGCCGATCGGCTGCTGATTCCCTTCGACTGCGACCGCTTTTCCCATCAGGCCCTGCTGCAGGTGATGGCGCATGCCGAGGAACTGCGTCAGGACCACAACGAAGCGCTGGTGGTCGAAGGTATCGTGATCAATCAGTTCGATGGGCGCACGGCACTGCATTCGACACTGGTGGCGCAATTGATCACGGAAGGCCTGCCGGTGCTGCCTGCGTACCTGAGCCATTCGGTAAAGATGCGCGACTCCCACGAGCATTCCCTGCCGTTGGCCCAGCTGGCGCCGCGGCATCGCCTGACCCAGGAGTTCTTCGCCCTGCTCGAGTGCCTGGAGCACCGCGCCTGA
- a CDS encoding glycosyl hydrolase, which yields MNDSSTTRWQQADPARDADGYLPLEAYGALGDGRSVALVGWDGSIDWWCVPHMDSPPLFDRILAPQTGGYFQLRPQGTFSVARRYLPGSNVLETLFSTAGGKARVTESLNSGPAGRLPWAELARRVECLEGTVTFEVDMAFGTQANKIAPYLTPNDNGCVFHAGKVLGTFLHSRHTRVERLDDLGLKAYITLQQGQREVVALVAGYDEPLVVPPLDLIDARIDGSDKEWRQWSEGLLYEGDDHALVVRSALALKLLLSSPSGSIMAAATTSLPERIGGDKNYDYRFAWVRDAGYTIEAFIGIGALPEAQAAFKWLLKRLGEHGPQVCYTLDGCLGKTSSPIDLPGYKHSPPIVGNRAVDQHQHGIFGDIFETARCFIDKGNILDASSAMVLSGLADRCADSWRLADCGIWELPEARHYTMSKISCWQALSRAVELADGGHLPTTCRDRWNRERQRVYEWIETHCWSERRQAYAFYQGSDDVDASLALAVRFGYPNKERLRSTLEAIDDELRHGAFHYRYSHVHEEEACFLACTFWMVQAFNLLGEGERARRMFDQAIAGLHRGVGIYAEMVEADTGHFLGNLPQGLTHLALLGAACSLAGINPER from the coding sequence ATGAACGATTCTTCGACGACACGATGGCAGCAGGCGGACCCGGCGCGTGACGCCGATGGGTATCTGCCGCTGGAAGCCTATGGCGCCCTGGGCGATGGCCGCTCGGTGGCCCTCGTAGGCTGGGATGGCAGCATCGACTGGTGGTGCGTGCCGCACATGGATTCGCCGCCACTGTTCGATCGCATCCTGGCCCCCCAGACGGGCGGGTATTTCCAGCTCCGTCCTCAGGGCACCTTCAGCGTGGCACGCCGCTACCTGCCCGGCAGCAACGTGCTGGAAACCCTGTTCAGCACGGCAGGCGGCAAGGCGCGCGTCACCGAATCGCTCAACAGCGGCCCAGCCGGGCGTCTGCCCTGGGCGGAGCTGGCGCGTCGCGTGGAGTGCCTCGAAGGCACCGTGACCTTCGAAGTGGACATGGCGTTCGGCACCCAGGCTAACAAGATCGCGCCTTACCTGACCCCCAACGACAATGGCTGCGTGTTCCATGCAGGCAAGGTGCTCGGCACCTTCCTGCACAGCCGCCATACCCGCGTCGAACGCCTCGATGACCTGGGTTTGAAGGCCTACATCACCCTGCAACAGGGCCAGCGCGAGGTGGTGGCCCTGGTCGCCGGGTATGACGAGCCTTTGGTGGTACCGCCGCTGGACCTGATCGACGCGCGGATCGATGGCTCCGACAAGGAATGGCGACAGTGGTCCGAAGGCCTGCTCTACGAGGGTGACGACCATGCCTTGGTCGTGCGCAGCGCGTTGGCGCTGAAGCTGCTGCTGTCCTCCCCCAGCGGCTCGATCATGGCGGCCGCGACCACCTCCCTGCCCGAGCGCATCGGTGGCGACAAGAACTACGACTACCGCTTCGCCTGGGTACGCGATGCGGGTTACACCATCGAAGCGTTCATCGGCATCGGCGCGCTGCCCGAGGCCCAGGCCGCGTTCAAGTGGCTGCTCAAACGCCTGGGCGAGCACGGTCCACAGGTCTGCTATACGCTGGATGGCTGCCTGGGCAAGACCTCCTCGCCCATCGACCTGCCCGGCTACAAGCATTCCCCGCCCATCGTCGGCAACCGTGCGGTGGACCAGCATCAGCATGGCATCTTCGGCGACATCTTCGAGACCGCGCGCTGCTTCATCGACAAGGGCAACATCCTCGATGCGTCCAGTGCCATGGTGCTGTCAGGGCTGGCCGACCGCTGCGCCGACAGCTGGCGCCTGGCCGACTGCGGCATCTGGGAGCTGCCCGAAGCACGTCACTACACCATGTCGAAGATCAGCTGCTGGCAGGCCTTGAGCCGAGCGGTGGAACTGGCCGATGGCGGGCACCTGCCCACCACCTGCCGCGACCGCTGGAACCGCGAGCGTCAGCGGGTCTATGAATGGATCGAAACCCACTGCTGGAGCGAGCGCCGCCAGGCGTACGCCTTCTATCAGGGGAGCGACGACGTGGATGCCTCCCTGGCCTTGGCCGTGCGCTTCGGCTATCCCAACAAGGAACGCCTGCGGTCCACCCTGGAGGCCATCGACGACGAGCTGCGCCATGGCGCCTTCCACTACCGCTACAGCCATGTGCACGAAGAAGAGGCCTGCTTCCTGGCCTGTACGTTCTGGATGGTGCAGGCCTTCAACCTGCTGGGCGAAGGCGAGCGCGCGCGCCGGATGTTCGACCAGGCGATCGCAGGCCTGCACCGCGGCGTCGGGATCTATGCAGAAATGGTGGAGGCCGACACGGGGCACTTCCTGGGCAACCTTCCGCAAGGGTTGACGCACCTGGCGCTGCTGGGCGCAGCGTGCAGCCTGGCGGGGATCAATCCGGAGCGTTGA
- a CDS encoding 3,4-dihydroxy-2-butanone 4-phosphate synthase (bifunctional enzyme DHBP synthase/GTP cyclohydrolase II-like protein; functions in riboflavin synthesis): protein MAFNRIEELLDDYRQGKMVLLVDDEDRENEGDLLIAAERCDASVINFMAREARGLICLTLTDEHCQRLGLEQMVPSNGSAFSTAFTVSIEAAEGVTTGISAADRARTVAAAMAPDARPEDLVQPGHIFPLRAREGGVLTRAGHTEAGCDLARLAGFTPASVIVEVLNDDGSMARRPDLEVFAARHGIKIGTIADLIHHRLSTEHTIERIGERELPTVHGTFRLVTYEDRIEGGVHMAMVMGEIHRDQPTLVRVHAIDPLRDLVGAEYAGPANWTLWAALERVAAEGAGVVVVLANHESSQALLERVPHLTQPPRPYQRGQVKTYSEVGTGAQILQDLGVGKLRHLGPPLKYAGLAGYELEVVQSIPFA, encoded by the coding sequence ATGGCTTTCAACCGCATCGAAGAACTGCTCGACGACTATCGACAAGGCAAGATGGTCCTGCTGGTGGACGACGAAGACCGGGAGAACGAAGGCGATCTGCTGATCGCTGCCGAGCGCTGCGATGCCTCGGTGATCAACTTCATGGCGCGAGAAGCCCGTGGGCTGATCTGCCTGACCCTGACCGACGAGCATTGCCAGCGACTGGGCCTGGAGCAGATGGTGCCCAGCAACGGCAGCGCGTTCAGCACGGCCTTCACCGTGTCGATCGAGGCGGCCGAGGGGGTCACCACCGGGATCTCCGCCGCCGACCGGGCCCGCACCGTGGCCGCCGCGATGGCACCCGATGCCCGCCCTGAAGACCTGGTGCAACCGGGTCACATCTTCCCGCTGCGCGCGCGCGAAGGCGGTGTGCTGACCCGCGCCGGGCATACCGAGGCCGGTTGCGACCTGGCCCGCCTGGCCGGCTTCACCCCGGCGTCGGTCATCGTCGAGGTGCTCAACGACGACGGCAGCATGGCGCGCCGCCCGGACCTGGAAGTGTTCGCCGCACGCCATGGCATCAAGATCGGCACCATTGCCGACCTCATCCACCACCGCCTGAGTACCGAGCACACCATCGAACGCATCGGCGAACGGGAACTGCCGACCGTGCATGGCACCTTCCGCCTGGTGACTTACGAGGACCGCATCGAAGGGGGTGTGCACATGGCCATGGTGATGGGCGAGATCCACCGTGACCAGCCGACCCTGGTACGCGTGCACGCCATCGATCCGCTGCGTGACCTGGTGGGTGCCGAATACGCGGGGCCTGCAAACTGGACGCTATGGGCGGCCCTGGAGCGGGTCGCCGCCGAAGGGGCCGGCGTGGTGGTCGTGCTGGCCAACCACGAGTCGTCGCAAGCGCTGCTCGAACGGGTCCCCCACTTGACCCAGCCTCCCCGCCCCTACCAGCGGGGCCAGGTGAAGACCTATTCTGAAGTGGGGACCGGTGCGCAGATCCTGCAGGATCTGGGCGTGGGCAAGCTCCGTCACCTGGGGCCACCGCTCAAGTACGCGGGATTGGCCGGTTATGAGCTGGAGGTGGTCCAGAGCATTCCGTTCGCCTGA
- a CDS encoding ABC transporter substrate-binding protein, giving the protein MLLSKRVSAVLSASLLTLACQAAVAAESVNFVSWGGTTQDAQKEAWAMPFTQQTEIKVVQDGPTDYGKLKAMVESGNVQWDVVDVEADFALRAASEGLLEPLDFNTIKRDRIDPRFVSDHGVGSFFFSFVLGYNEGKLGASKPVDWSALFDTKTYPGKRALYKWPSPGVLELALLADGVPADKLYPLDLDRAFKKLDTIKKDIVWWGGGAQSQQLLASGEASIGQFWNGRVYALQQDGAPVGVSWKQNLVMADFLVVPKGAKNKDAAMKFLAHASGAEGQAEFANLTAYAPVNLDSVDKLKPELAPNLPTAHVSDQITLDFAYWAKNGQAIAARWNEWLVK; this is encoded by the coding sequence ATGCTGTTGAGCAAACGTGTAAGCGCAGTGCTGTCCGCCAGCCTGCTGACCCTGGCATGCCAGGCTGCGGTCGCCGCCGAAAGCGTCAATTTCGTCAGCTGGGGTGGCACCACCCAGGACGCGCAGAAAGAAGCCTGGGCCATGCCCTTCACCCAGCAGACCGAGATCAAGGTCGTCCAGGACGGTCCGACCGACTACGGCAAGCTCAAGGCCATGGTCGAAAGCGGCAACGTGCAGTGGGACGTGGTCGACGTCGAAGCCGATTTCGCCCTGCGTGCCGCCAGCGAAGGCCTGCTCGAGCCGCTGGACTTCAACACCATCAAGCGCGACCGCATCGATCCGCGCTTCGTCTCCGACCATGGTGTCGGCTCGTTCTTCTTCTCCTTCGTGCTCGGCTACAACGAAGGCAAGCTGGGCGCCAGCAAGCCGGTCGACTGGTCGGCCCTGTTCGACACCAAGACCTACCCTGGCAAGCGCGCCCTGTACAAGTGGCCGAGCCCTGGCGTGCTCGAACTGGCCCTGTTGGCCGACGGTGTGCCGGCCGACAAGCTCTACCCGCTGGACCTGGACCGTGCCTTCAAGAAGCTCGACACCATCAAGAAGGACATCGTCTGGTGGGGCGGCGGTGCACAGTCCCAGCAGTTGCTGGCCTCGGGTGAAGCGTCAATCGGGCAGTTCTGGAACGGCCGTGTGTATGCCCTGCAGCAGGACGGCGCGCCAGTCGGTGTGAGCTGGAAGCAGAACCTGGTCATGGCCGACTTCCTGGTCGTGCCCAAGGGCGCCAAGAACAAGGACGCCGCCATGAAGTTCCTGGCCCACGCCAGCGGTGCCGAGGGCCAGGCCGAGTTCGCCAACCTGACCGCCTACGCCCCGGTCAACCTGGACAGCGTCGACAAGCTCAAGCCGGAGCTGGCGCCCAACCTGCCGACCGCCCACGTCAGTGACCAGATCACCCTGGACTTCGCCTACTGGGCCAAGAACGGCCAGGCCATCGCCGCCCGCTGGAACGAGTGGCTGGTCAAATGA
- a CDS encoding ABC transporter permease — protein sequence MKVAINALQSAPGADPGTAPPAASRRPPLGQRWRGSRNLLPALLFLGLFFFAPLIGLLLRGVLEPVPGLGNYEQLFANSAYARVLFNTFSVAGLVTVISVLLGFPLAWAITLVPKGWGRWLLNIVLLSMWTSLLARTYSWLVLLQASGVINKALMALGIIDAPLEMVHNLTGVVIGMSYIMIPFIVLPLQATMHAIDPMVLQAGSICGASPWTNFFRVFLPLCRSGLFSGALMVFVMSLGYYVTPALLGGAQNMMLPEFIIQQVQSFLNWGLASAAAALLVLITLVLFFFFLKLQPESPVGNAR from the coding sequence ATGAAAGTCGCCATCAATGCCTTGCAGAGCGCGCCGGGGGCCGACCCCGGTACCGCGCCGCCGGCGGCCTCGCGCCGCCCGCCCCTGGGCCAGCGCTGGCGCGGCAGCCGCAACCTGCTGCCGGCCCTGCTGTTTCTCGGCCTGTTCTTCTTCGCGCCGCTGATCGGCCTGCTGCTGCGCGGCGTGCTGGAGCCGGTGCCGGGCCTGGGCAACTACGAGCAGCTGTTCGCCAACTCGGCCTACGCACGGGTGCTGTTCAACACCTTCTCGGTGGCCGGTCTGGTGACGGTGATCAGCGTGCTGCTGGGCTTTCCCCTGGCCTGGGCCATCACCCTAGTCCCCAAGGGCTGGGGCCGCTGGCTGCTGAACATCGTCCTGCTGTCGATGTGGACCAGCCTGCTGGCGCGCACCTACTCCTGGCTGGTGCTGCTGCAGGCCTCGGGGGTGATCAACAAGGCCTTGATGGCCCTGGGCATCATCGATGCCCCGCTGGAGATGGTGCACAACCTCACGGGGGTGGTGATCGGCATGAGCTACATCATGATCCCGTTCATCGTGCTGCCCTTGCAGGCGACCATGCACGCCATCGACCCGATGGTGCTGCAGGCCGGCTCGATCTGCGGCGCCAGCCCGTGGACCAACTTCTTCCGGGTGTTCCTGCCGCTGTGCCGGTCGGGGCTGTTCTCCGGAGCGCTGATGGTCTTCGTGATGTCGCTGGGTTACTACGTGACCCCGGCGCTGCTCGGCGGTGCACAGAACATGATGCTGCCCGAATTCATCATCCAGCAGGTCCAGTCGTTCCTCAACTGGGGCCTGGCCAGCGCGGCGGCTGCCTTGCTGGTGCTGATCACCCTGGTGCTGTTCTTCTTCTTCCTGAAGCTGCAACCGGAGTCCCCGGTCGGCAACGCGAGGTAA
- a CDS encoding polyamine ABC transporter permease, with the protein MLLSPNAMGRPLRVGLYATTGLIAAFLLLPILFIVLLSFGSSQWLVFPPPGWTLKWYGQFFSNPEWMDAALASLKVAVLTTVCAVLLGLPTAFALVRGRFPGREMLYGLFTLPMIVPLVIIAVAVYALFLKLGYTGTLFSFVVSHVIVALPFTIISIINSLKLFDQSIEDAAVICGASRVQAIVKVTFPAIRPGMIAGALFAFLVSWDEVVLSVMMASPNLQTLPVKMWTTLRQDLTPVIAVASTLLIGLSVLVMVIAAALRRRNEVSA; encoded by the coding sequence ATGCTGTTGTCCCCCAATGCCATGGGCCGCCCCTTGCGGGTGGGCCTGTATGCCACCACGGGCCTGATCGCGGCGTTCCTGCTGCTGCCGATCCTGTTCATCGTGCTGCTGTCGTTCGGCTCCTCGCAGTGGCTGGTCTTCCCGCCGCCTGGCTGGACGCTCAAATGGTACGGCCAGTTCTTCTCCAACCCTGAGTGGATGGACGCGGCCCTGGCCAGCCTGAAAGTGGCAGTGCTTACCACGGTCTGCGCGGTGCTGCTCGGCCTGCCGACGGCGTTCGCCCTGGTGCGCGGGCGCTTCCCGGGTCGCGAGATGCTCTATGGCCTGTTCACCCTGCCGATGATCGTGCCGCTGGTGATCATCGCCGTGGCGGTCTACGCGCTGTTCCTCAAGCTCGGCTACACCGGCACGCTGTTCTCGTTCGTGGTCAGTCATGTGATCGTCGCCCTGCCGTTCACCATCATCTCGATCATCAACTCGCTCAAGCTGTTCGACCAGTCGATCGAGGATGCCGCGGTGATCTGCGGCGCCTCGCGGGTGCAGGCGATCGTCAAGGTGACCTTCCCGGCGATTCGCCCCGGGATGATCGCCGGTGCGCTGTTCGCCTTCCTGGTCTCATGGGACGAGGTGGTGCTCAGCGTGATGATGGCCAGCCCCAACCTGCAGACCCTGCCCGTGAAGATGTGGACCACCCTGCGCCAGGACCTGACCCCGGTGATCGCCGTCGCCTCGACGCTGCTGATCGGCCTGTCGGTCCTGGTCATGGTCATCGCCGCTGCCTTGCGTCGGCGCAACGAAGTCAGCGCCTGA
- a CDS encoding branched-chain amino acid ABC transporter substrate-binding protein: protein MSAVRDPSAQPKTLVSLRNLNKHYGDFTAVDNLDLEIQDGEFLTFLGSSGSGKSTTLSMLAGFETPSSGEILVEGQSLVKVPPHKRDIGMVFQRYSLFPHLSVRDNIAFPLAIRKLGASETAKRVDAMLKLVQLDSFAHRRPAQLSGGQQQRVAIARALVYEPRILLMDEPLGALDKKLREDLQDELRQLHRRLGITIVYVTHDQEEAMRLSQRIAIFSHGKIVGLGSGYDLYQNPPNAFVASFLGNSNFLKITTQGEGAGSFEGQPLAMRLTPGLASGQEALVMVRPEKALALSDEQARREPLPGGWNEVQAKVTEVLFLGESQTCHVVTAGGTELTVKALSAAGMPMKPGDTVKVRWAVADACVYTQWSPSDLSKSAGAH, encoded by the coding sequence ATGAGTGCAGTCCGCGACCCATCCGCGCAGCCCAAGACCCTGGTCAGCCTGCGCAACCTGAACAAGCACTACGGCGACTTCACCGCCGTGGACAACCTCGACCTGGAGATCCAGGACGGCGAGTTCCTGACCTTCCTCGGCTCCAGCGGCTCGGGCAAGTCCACCACGCTGTCGATGCTGGCCGGCTTCGAGACGCCCAGCAGCGGCGAGATCCTGGTCGAAGGCCAGTCACTGGTGAAGGTGCCGCCGCACAAGCGTGACATCGGCATGGTGTTCCAGCGCTATTCGCTGTTCCCGCACCTGTCGGTACGCGACAACATCGCCTTCCCCCTGGCGATCCGCAAGCTGGGCGCCAGCGAGACGGCCAAGCGGGTCGACGCCATGCTCAAGCTGGTGCAACTGGACAGCTTCGCCCACCGCCGCCCGGCCCAGCTGTCGGGCGGCCAGCAGCAACGGGTGGCGATCGCCCGGGCACTGGTGTACGAGCCACGCATCCTGCTGATGGACGAACCCCTGGGCGCACTGGACAAGAAGCTGCGCGAGGACTTGCAGGACGAGCTGCGTCAGCTGCACCGGCGCCTGGGTATCACCATCGTCTACGTGACCCATGACCAGGAAGAAGCCATGCGCCTGTCCCAGCGCATCGCGATCTTCAGCCACGGCAAGATCGTCGGGCTGGGCAGCGGCTACGACCTGTACCAGAACCCGCCGAATGCTTTCGTCGCCTCGTTCCTGGGCAACTCCAACTTCCTCAAAATCACCACCCAGGGCGAAGGCGCGGGCAGCTTCGAGGGCCAGCCGCTGGCGATGCGCCTGACGCCGGGCCTGGCGTCCGGTCAGGAGGCACTGGTGATGGTGCGGCCGGAAAAGGCCCTGGCGCTGAGCGACGAACAGGCTCGCCGCGAGCCCTTGCCCGGTGGCTGGAACGAGGTACAGGCCAAGGTGACGGAGGTGCTGTTCCTGGGCGAGAGCCAGACCTGCCATGTGGTCACGGCCGGAGGGACGGAACTGACGGTCAAGGCCCTGTCCGCGGCGGGCATGCCCATGAAGCCGGGCGACACGGTCAAGGTGCGCTGGGCCGTGGCCGATGCCTGCGTGTACACGCAGTGGTCGCCCAGCGACCTGAGCAAGTCCGCCGGCGCGCACTGA
- a CDS encoding transcriptional regulator, which produces MGAQWKAKHKEAAANAKGKIMGKLAKEIQIAAKNGADPDMNPRLRLAVEQAKKASMTRETLERAIRKGAGLDGDTVQYTAVTYEGFAPHRVPLIVECLTDNVNRTVAEIRVAFRKGQLGASGSVAWDFNHVGLLEATPDSPDADPEMAAIEAGAQDFEAGEEEGSTLFITDTTDLDAVQKALPEHGFTVTSAKIGYTPKNPVSAASLSAEALAEVEAFLEAIDHHDDVQNVYVGLTE; this is translated from the coding sequence ATGGGCGCACAGTGGAAAGCCAAACATAAAGAAGCCGCAGCCAATGCCAAGGGCAAGATCATGGGCAAGCTGGCCAAGGAAATTCAGATCGCCGCCAAGAATGGCGCCGACCCGGACATGAACCCGCGCCTGCGCCTGGCCGTGGAGCAGGCCAAGAAGGCCTCGATGACCCGCGAGACCTTGGAGCGCGCCATCCGCAAAGGGGCCGGGCTGGACGGTGACACCGTGCAGTACACCGCAGTCACCTACGAAGGTTTCGCGCCCCACCGCGTGCCGCTGATCGTCGAATGCCTGACCGACAACGTCAACCGCACCGTGGCCGAGATCCGCGTGGCCTTCCGCAAGGGCCAGCTTGGCGCCAGCGGTTCGGTCGCCTGGGATTTCAACCACGTCGGCTTGCTCGAAGCCACCCCGGACAGCCCGGACGCCGACCCGGAAATGGCGGCGATCGAGGCCGGTGCCCAGGATTTCGAAGCGGGTGAAGAGGAAGGCTCGACGCTGTTCATCACCGACACCACCGACCTCGATGCGGTCCAGAAGGCATTGCCCGAACACGGCTTCACCGTGACTTCGGCGAAGATCGGCTACACGCCGAAGAACCCAGTCAGCGCCGCCAGCCTCAGCGCCGAGGCCCTGGCCGAGGTCGAAGCGTTCCTCGAGGCCATCGACCACCACGATGACGTGCAGAACGTCTACGTCGGTCTGACCGAGTGA